The genomic DNA GTTTCTTCCCAACTTCTCCCCACTGCAGGAGTCAAGTGAAGTTTCCCTTCTAgtactcaagaaaaaaaaaatctttcctggaAGTAACGAGTCTTCTGTTCCTTGGCTCTGCATTCCCAACAGCATTCTCTGTGAGGAGATTAAAGAGGTGAAATGTAGGGGTGGGCATGCTTAGAGTTGTCATTAGGAAGTGGGGGAAGAGCCAGCTACCATTGCAGCTACCCACAGAAGGCTGTGAGAGGATGGAATGAGTAAAAATAGCCTTAGGAGATACTGAAGTCATtgtgaaaggagaaaactgaTGTGAGAGGGTCTGGCAGAGTGGCTGCAGAACAGAGGCTGCTGCATTGTGTAGAAGTGGAAGCTCTGATGAGTGGGTTGCTCTGATGTCTGGGGAGCATTTAGGTAATTGCTGAGGGTGGATGTGAAAACTTCTGtagcagaattaaaataatgataCACTGTCTTTCAGAGAGTGAGCAGTAGCAGCTGTGTCATAAGGGCAAGACAGGACATTGGCTTTGAACAGAAGAGATTAAAAGTAGAGATGGGCACAAACCCAATAGATAGATATTTTACTAATATGACTTTGACTgtaatgtgcatttttaaaatctactttGAGGTTTCTTAACTTTGTGGCTGCCAATTTTAAGAGGTAAATAGGATGCAGATATATCTGTATCTGTAATTTCTATTTGCGTAGTCTTTCCTGCTTATTTTGTGCTTCTTGGTAGCCATCTGTAATGTGACAAGAACGCACAACTAACGCTTCCCAGTCCCCCACCTTATTTTCTACCTCTCTTATAACAGCAGAAGCAACCGAATCAGCAAAGCTACCAACAACGTCCGTGTTACACAGTATTGATTCATTCTCTGAGCACCCATTCATTTTGGGCACGGAGTAAGGTGAggcagggtgtgtgggggtggaggtgggtAATGATTTAATTAGAGAGTAGGCATACAGAGCAAGGTGTATGACATTGGCATAAtctttattctgaaatttaaaagctACATATTTGACTTCAAACAAGAGGTTTAGTAAGTAAGCTTTGATACAGTTTTATGTGTCCTGCTGCCACGCACTGCATGTACCTGgccttttattaattttctttttcatccttaCTGAGTAAATGTTAATTTACcaaatgcaaaggagaaaatgtagatttgaaaataagaaagctgTTACATGTCTGTTTTTTTAGAATCTCAAAACAATTCAGACACTCATCCTTTCAAGCTTTTAATCTCAGTCCTCTGTAGGATtcatatttttgtgctttctgcgTATGTCATAGATGGTAACTGTGATATCAAGGCTCTCATTCAGCAGTGGTATTTACTTGTCTGGACCTGTACCTGGAATCTGGACCGCTGGATCTCAGAGGACTGGGTTTCACACCTAACACTCGTGTAAGGTTTTGTAGAGAATTGGGGACCTTCATGGCAAATAGATTTAACATTTAGTtggggaaaaatgctttttgttttgggtaAAAAATTACATAGTGGGTGGAAATGTGCTCCATAACAAGGTATGAACCTTCAGGCTAATGgtggttttctgaaaaatctaatGGGTCTTGAGACAGGattttgtcttctgcagctgcttgatCTGGCCTCTGTGCTCTCTGCCTTCCACGCTGCAGCAGATGgagctttcagaaaactgagTTTTACCTTGCAAGTGGCTGTACCACAAGCAGAGTGGCCTATTTGCAGAATAAAGACATCTGCATGCACAGGTCTTCTGCCAAGCCTTGATCTGGAAGTGCAGGGTCTGCAGTAAAATTTACTGAAAACTCAAGAAGCTTGGGTCTCTCTCCAAAAAGCCTAAGGGCTGTTTAGGTGTGTAAGGGAGGAGATCAAGAGAGAGAGgtgaagggcaggaaggaacacagctttaaagttaattttattgtGGAGTGGTGTAAAAAAAGATGATTCCTGGCTTACCAGTTTTCAGTTcattagaaaatgtattttagagaGAGCATGCTATGAAAGCTTTCTTGTACAAAGATGTATCAGTTGTTTAGGAAAAGCCCGAGTTCTAAATATAGGAAAAATCTAAGCTTGTGGGTTGTGGAGTTAGACAGCTGATACTATAATAAGCTTTCTAGTCACTTAATGGCTGAATCTCAACgttaattttcagctttttcctggAGGCATTTGTTCAAATAACTCTTACGTTTTTGATCTGGGAAAATGATCTGTAAAGGATTGGTTTGTTATGTGATTAAGCATAGAAGATTTTTAGTTAAATTCcatggcattttttctttttctactcttttttttttttaagctaaacTTGCACATATACTTATGAAAAGTAATAATTTCCAATTCACACTGCAGAAATATTGCATGGTTTTGAAACATGctcaaaaaacaaacatgcttttttGAGACACACTCGTTGAACAGTGCTTACAGAATGGTGATGACTTTACTAACAGGCAAGCTATTACTCCTTGGAAAGGTAAATCTTAAACTGATGTGCCAATGGTGTTTTGATGCTAAGTACAGTTTCTGGGTGTgtgatttaatattttcccttttcaacTGCAATACCCTTGTAGACCTGtggaaacaataaaacaaacattccCTCTAGTGGCCACTAACAGTGTATTTCATGGGACACAAAGGTTGCTGAGAACGCTAAATATAGACCCATTTCTATTTAAGTTGTAATAGGTaacttgtttatttgtttatgttCTCGCACAACTATGATAGTGTGCCCCAAAATCGGAGCTGGTGTAGATACCAAATTACAACAACAGCTCTGATACAGGATTTAGGACACGCTCACGTGATTGGGATGATATTGAAAATAGGGTaaggaagaaatgcttttcttggaaaaatccCAACAGTTGCAAAATCTTGGAAACTCTTTATCAGTTTCTAAAATCCTGTTGGTTATTTCCGAATTGTGCATGTTTTTTCATTGTATCAGATCACGTGTAATAATGTGTTTGATGAGGAGGATTTGGCATCAGGAGTCCCTACCTCTGCAGCTTCCCGGAGTTACCGTGTGAGCACACCTGGTGCTACCTGCAGCCTCCTTCCTCTGTCAATAAAACAGAACTAGCGTGGAACTGAACCAGGCGGTGCTTTTGGCTGTAAATGTACGGGCATGCCTGGGAGACACTAACGGACTGATAAACCTGCATGGATCTAAAAAAATTTCCCCCGCCCCTTTTTATTTCAGCCCTAAGCTGCAACCAGCGTCTTTTTAATGGCCCGgagcggcgggagcgcggcTGCTGACTCACCGCCTGACCTTTAGCGACTTCCCCCGCCCTCCGCAGGCCGCAGCCTTTATTTGGCGAGGTGCGAGCGGGCCCGTTTCGTAACAGCCTTTGGGAGCGCTGACTAACGGTGGGAAATCACGGCAggcaccgcccccccccccggtttTGCTACAGGCAGAGGCACCAGCCCGCGGCCCCGCTCGCCGGTTCCGGGCCGCCGCCATCTCGgggcccgcgccccgcccggcGCGCTGCGGGAGCCTGCGGGGACCTGCCGCCGCCGGGGGGCGCTCCGCCGCCGCAGCGCCTCTCCGCGCCCGGGGTtgctgcggggcggggggccctgcccggcggccggccccgccgcccctgGCTGCCCTGCGCAGAGCCCGGCGGAGGGCTGCAGGCCGCGGCCGCGGTACACGTGTCCCCGTGACTCTTGTTTACTATCGGCCGAGCGCCGCGCggggcagcctgggggctgTCGTCTTATCGCGCCCGAGTCAGCccgcggtggcggcggcggagACTACGACTCCCAGAACGCCCCTCCGCGTGCCAGCAGGGGCCTTGGCCAATCGGAGCGCTGTCTGGGGCTGATTGATGCGATGCGCGGTGCAATCAGCTGCTCGGGAGATTCAAAACATGTCCGCCCTCCGCGGAGTTCTGATAGACGGGCCAAGCAGCCAATAGGGAGCGGCTGGGGCCTGCGCAACGTTGTCTTCGGCTACTCGGCGAGCGAGCACCGCCAGAATTGGGAGGGGCTTCGCTGTGGGAaggtggcgggggggggagcTGAGGGGAATTTGGTAATGGCGACGGGTTTGGTAAGTACTACAAAGTTTGGAGCTGCCGCTTTTGGGGGGCTGCGAGCCCCCGGCGGGGCATGGGCGGGGTCCGCCGGGTCGGAGGGGAGCGGAGGCAGGCGCGGGCCGAGCCGAGAAGGCCGTTGGCTCCTGGCTTGTGGCAGGAGCCCGGACATTGTTTACTGGGCGCCTTTTCTCACCGGCCCTGCGGGGCCGCCAGGCTCCCGCGCTGTTGGGCTGAAGGGCCACGGGGGCGCCGGCCGCCCCAGGGGTCCTTCAGCTGCGGCACCAGGCCGCGGAACCAAGCGAAGTAGAGCGAGCgtcccccccccttttttttttttttttttttttttttttcccccgggGAGCGCCCGCCTGCCTCGGTCTGTCAGAGCGAGGGCGCTCTGCCCCGTCACGGAGAGCAGCGGCTCGTGAGGGGAGGAGGAGCGGGGGGGGGACGACTTTGGGCCAGGTGGGTCCCGGCCGGGGGTTAGCGGCAGGGTCTGGGGCGAAGGGGGggcgcccccgccgcctccccccggcCAGGCCGAGCTGTTACGCAGTTGTGAATGAATGGGGCCTTACGCGCATGCGCCATGCCGGCAGCAGTGTATAAACAAGGGCAGCGTCCAGGCGGGGTCACGTGACGGGCCCGGgtgcgggcggggggaggcgaGGGCCGGGGCGCGGCCGCGGGCCGGGTCTGTCccggagcgggggggggggggcgggggggtagtggagggggctggggggggtgggcggcTGCCCTCCGGCGGGGGGCACGTACTGCTGCGTGCTCACACGCCTTTGGTTCTGCTGTAACTGTTACGTAATCAAAGTCATGTTTGTTCTGCGATGGGCGTTTgaatgggggggtgggggtggagcGCTCCCTCCGCGGCCCtcgcggggcggggcgaggcgaCAGTCCGAAGGAGCTGGGCGGAAGGTAGGGTAGGGTTCGGCCCGTGCCGTGCTGGAAGGCCGCCTTTGCCAAAACATCGTGAAtcatgtttctgtgctgctgctctgcggCTGTGCCTCTGCAGCGTTTTGGCACAGCTGTGCGAGGCCGGGATGCGGAGCGAGGATCCCTGATCAAAGCAGCTGTGCCAGTAAAAGTCCCTGGTGTAGATCCAGTCTTGCCAGTATGTTGTGTTTTGCTTGGAGAAGCTGTTCTCCGTATTAAACACCATCCAGTAAATTGCTACAGGCATAGACTATGCCTAAGACGGCAGCGGTAGGTTGGGGGAAGGAAGGCAAatagcagaaggaaaaccactTCCACCCAGGCATTCCTGCACGGTGCGGTTTGGGTGGATACTACTCGGTTCCTGCTGAACCCCTTCTCGGCCACAGTCTTTGTTTACTTCtgttctgaatttatttttgtccttcAAAAGTAGACGTGGTTTAGTTAATAAGCTCTTTGTTAATAttgacatattttaaagcacagattCTTAAATTCATGTAGCTTCTGAGGAAAATGGCAGTAATTATAGTTTTGGGAAGCATACTTCTAGAAGGCATCTGTTGCAACAAGTTTTGAACATGAAGttaaacaaaaagaatataaatCTTTACAAGCTAATTAGTGACCGTTCCCCTTAATgttccaaaacactgaaaggCTGAGAGAAGCACGTGATGTCCAAAGGAGGCTTTAATcaagcagaataaaaacaatttGATAATTCAAGTTGGGCacttactttgttttttattttaattcagttgtTAAGAGGATATTTTGGCTTTTGTACATGGGTAGCTTTGGTTTAGAGAAATTCTTGTGACTtggaagaataatttatttctcaaaCAGCTTTCTTGTCAGACTAGTGTGTTGTATCTGTACTTTATCTCAGACTTCCATTGTGTTGGGGTAACCAGAACAGGTACTTCCAAATCTTGgcagcaaggaaggagaaggtaGCAGTCCCAAAATAAGTTAATTTTGGCAGGAAAAcgggaaaggaaggaagaaaaaacagaaggaaaaacaaggcAGAAGGCGTGAATGGAAGGACTTAGACAAGCCAGAAAAACAAGGAGTGGCTTTTCAGAGTTGATTACATGGAGATAATCATCAAGGTCCTGACCTGTACTACTGAGGTCTggttttctgttcagaaatgaCTGAACTTTCTGCCCTTGTGGTGTTCTGTAATTTTGCTGTCCCTCATGGGTGGTACAGGAATGATTTGCATTAATGATGCTTCTTAGGGGTGAAATACACATGCCATTAATAGTTTATTTTGTATGTTCTCATTTCTCTTACCATCTCTCTCCTTAAAATCAGAATTACACTGTTGTGGCTTTTGCAGTAGTGCCATTTGAGTAGGATCAAACATTTTATGTTTGGAATGAAAGTTTATGTAAGCTTTGCATGTATTTGAAAGATTATGAAGGGAGAAGGTTAGaaattttccagtaaaaaaaattcactgcTCAGGTTAGGCCTTTCTGGTCGGGCCAGTATGTAATTGAAAGGGTTACATCTGAACTATGTTATGTACAGGAcaagctgtaaaataaatgaaacaaatttatGGAATAAGTGGAAacatggaattaaaaatgttgGCTGTATACATAAAGCACCTTTTaactgtttattaaaataaagctgttgttttgttgtAATTGTTATCAGATGTTTTTTTATGCATGGCACTAAGGGAGCTCTTAGGATGATAGGCTTACTTTTCCATATGAAAAGGTCTGACGAGTTTTAGCTGTCTTTCTCTAACGTGGTGCATGATAGCTTACTTAGTGGACATGCATGTGGGAGATTTTTCAGGTTTCCTTTCTTAataagctttgttttctgtgcgTTTGTGGTGCACTCTTGTTTACTTTTTCAAGGATAATTCATTAAATACAAGGTACTCATGTTATAGTAGCTTTAATTTATTGTGATCTGAGAAAAACAGTAGATAACCACATTACTAAAGACTGCATaactttgttttccagcttttagAGGCAGTGGCTGTGGAGAATAATCACACAGTTCCTTGACTGCTAaagatgatttaaaatatttcttttggtATGAATGTTGCAGTACTGGGATTGAGGGAAATGAAACTGCAGTGAAAACTAGTAcaggcttctttttctttccatttacaACGCAGTTAAGGATGTTAGCAGTCAGATGTGTTTGAGACTGTACCTAGAGCTGAGATAGCAAGGGCTGTGAAGGGCAGTGGGAAAGGACAACTAGGAAAGATGTGGGCCCGGTGCTAAATGGCGTAGGAGACCTAATAGCAAGGAGTTGAGGTCGGCATCTTTGCTTTGTCCTTTACTTGCAAGGCCTGTTTCCAGGTTCCTTGAGCCCCTGGGCGTAGCAGCATGCCTGGCCGAGcgaggagcagcagaggagaggcaggTTAGGGGCAGCCCAGGTTGGCGAGGCCAGAAGGCTGTGTCGGGGGAGCTGGCCAGTGTCGCTGTGAGGATGCTCTCCAAAAGGCAGTGCATTTGGTGGCAGAAGGGCCTCCAGTaactggagaaaagcaaatgtctgGCTTCAAGGAGGAGGATTTGGGGAAATGCCTAACCTTAGCCTTCAAGAAGATTATGCGGCAGATCCTCCTGACAGCCATGTCCTAGCTGTTACAAGGCAAGGAGGTGACTGGGAATAGCCAGGATGGATTAAGCAAAGGCAAATCTTGTCTGACCTGTCAGATTGCCTTCAGTGACGGGAGGTGGTTCGGCGTACCAAGTGAATGTTCTTTACCTTGGCTTGAGTGGTGGTTGAGGAGGTGACCCCAGACTCGTGGAGGCAGCAGACACAGGCTGCGGCAAGGGAAGGTCAAATGTGGGTAAGGAACAAAGTCTTGACAGCAACAGTGGTCAATGGAGCAGGTTCCTGAGAAGTGTCAgggaatctccatccttggaggtacTAGAAACTCAAGTGGCAAGGGCCCCAGGCAGCCTCATCTGACTTCAGAGTTgactctgctttctgcaggggTTGTACTTAGAGGTCCCTTTCAAGCTAAACTATGCTGTGATTCTCAACAGATGATGGAGGAGTTAGGGTTCTGGTAATGAAGTAACTTGTCAGGTGCAATTTAAAAAAGTTCATGTGTGTATGAATTTTTAACCTCTGTCTCTTTAAAGTCAGACACTTTGGAGCATCCTAACATGGTGTGGGAAGTGAAGACAAATCAAATGCCTAATGCAGTTCAGAAACTCCTTCTGGTAGTGGACAAGAGAGCTTCAGGGATGAATGAGTCACTGGAGTTGCTGAAGTGTAATGAAAACCTGCCCTCTTCTCCTGGATATGCATCCTGTGATGAACACATGGAACTTGGTAAATAACATGACTTTTTCAGAGGAAGCCAAATTCTGAAATTTGTTATTGTTTTCCTATAGTGAAATTACTGGAAGCAGCTGAATGAAGTTTACTGGTTTTTGACTTAAGTAGGGCAGGGCATATGACAGTGAATTGTGGTATCTGAAGGTCTTATTTTGAAGTCACTTCTCCCTTTAACGCGTTTCCAGTTCTGACACGCTAGCCTGTTGACTTAAATGTGTTCTTGAACTGAGAGCTACAAATTTCTGTTACAAATTTCTGCTCCTAATCTCcagagaagctttttttttttttttggcacgAGAGAAATAGAAAGCTCAAGAGCTCCTCCTAAAGGGAAATGATGCTGCTTTAGATCCCCTGCAAATAGAGATTCTGAGCTAGAGGAAGATTTAACTTCCATTCTTCTGTATTGGATAAAAATAACATGTACGTTAGAAAGTATTGATAGCATCAGTgaaatatttacacatttaaTTGAAATCCTGGCTTGATTAAGAACAATACTTGGTTACATGAGAGCATGTAACACAGACTTCAGTTAAATATGGCTCTGCTATTCTATTTAACTTGTGTAACATGTAGATTGTTGATAGGAATTCACTTCTGCAAGACCGTATGCTCAGCTGTCATGACTTTTGACTTACATAATTCTAGTTCCTTGGTGGAAACATGGAAAACTTTTACCTTGTACAGCCCCTGATGTTCATATTTTTTAGTGTTGCACCTGCTAGGACAGATTAATTGTTGATTTAGTATTTCAGTGAAGCATGTTGCTACTTTTGCGTAATTCTTCGGTACAATTCTGTGTAAACTAGTTAGTCTAgttaaaaactttaaaaccagaactgcatttttatcTAGTtacttaatgtttttctttaattgctaAATTGCTTGTATGAGTGTATAATAGACCAGAAATGTGATTATTTCTGTGGCTATTTTGTCAAAATTATGAATAGGGTTTGTGAAATGTTGGTCGTTGTgatatgagaaaataaatcagttacTTCAttgtaattccttttttattttcatttgcaagaTCTAGTGTCAACTAGAATTTGTTGATGGGTACAATTATGGTAATTGGTGCATTTGTTTGTAGATGATCTTCCTGAACTACAGGCTGTGCAGACGGATTCTGCCCCACCTGCACTTTTTCAGGTTGGAGCTGATGTTTCACATCAGGAATGTTCAAGGTCTTCCTGGAACCAACATACCTCAAACAGCAATTCAGAAAGTGGTTATTGTGAGAACGGGGTGAACTGGTTGACAGAATTAGCAAATATAGCCACAAGTCCTCAAAGTCCTTTGATGCAGTGCTCTTTTTATAACAGGTACTGACgttcatttcagttttgaactCTTAAGATTTGTAATATTATGTctccagaaacattttcttcactttttacACCTCCTGCCTTTGAACTGGAGCCCTATTTTTGATCTTTCTGTATAGTAACTATTCTTCTGTGGAAGATTGCACAGGACTCATTTCAGAGCCTGTTGCAAAAATGGCTAATTGCTAGCGGTGAATGAGGTAGGCTGGTATAAGAACATTGCACAGAAGGCTCAGAAATGACAGCCATTTACTTCATGTgaagcagcagatgaaaaatcAAGATGAATTTATTATGTTAAATTCTTAATACTTGCTAGTGCATaatgcaatgtattttttattgatACTGTTTCAGATTTGCGATCTGTAAATTCCATGAGGCTGTGAGAAGCAGTGTGGGATCTTAGAAATTTCTGGTCTTTACCTTTTATTGCCTGGCTTTGGTCTTACAGGTTTAtagtaagaaaattaaatgcagtaCCGTTCACACTCATGCACAGGGGATTTAATTGTTAGGACAGAGCAGATGTCTGTGTACCTCAAGATATTTGTAAAAACTTCAGCATTGTAACAAGGAGATGCTGATGCGAAGGTAGTCATTTGGGTGATACATAGAAGCTATGCAGGAGTTATGCTAAGTACTCCCTTTGCCTGAGCTTGCATCCTTTAATGATACCATTTGACTGTTGGTGCATATGAAGTTTATTTGGTATTTGGCTCATGcctacagaaatatttgttaaaataaaagcattttagagTAATGGTAGCTAAGTCTTCTGTTGTCTTAATCTGAGAtactgtaaaatacatttttctgttgtaggTCATCTCCTGTTCACATAATAGCTACAAGCAAAAGTTTACATTCCTATGCACGTCCTCCACCAGGATCCTCAAAGAATGATCCCAACTTCAAGAATGATTTGGATGAAACACCAGTCAGACATGAAAGGGTGAGTTGttctgaaacatttctaaaataaatacagatgcATGAGTAATGGATTAAGCtttttgaaaagagaaacttttttttttaaaaaaatcacctgttTAGTTCTAATACCATTTCTGTTTAAGCTAGATACTCTGTTACTTTCTACCCAACACAATAAACTTGTAGTGCTACATCATACACATTTTTATGAAGAGAACACATTCTAAGAAAGCTCTGCTTCTCTTGTAGTTCCTTCTATagcaagctttaaaaaattgtagTAACTTGTTTGCTGTCTTGAAAGGAAATACAAACCCATCTTTTAGATGCACAAAACTTGTCAgtcctgcttcttcctttcctgtctaTTAATTTGTGTCTGAAACTTGTCTGTTAAAGACATGGGGCTTTTCCCCGTGATTTATGTAGAACCACACATGTTGGCCCTACAGCTTTTCAGTAATTTGACCATACAGTAACGTGCACTCTGGGTGGTTTGTGGATGACCAAGGAATGGTGGCTTGTAAAATGTTTGTACCTAAGCATGAGATAGTCCATAGGTGTGAAATGAATCTCAGAGAATGAAACTTGAAAATTTCAGGATGGCACATTTCAAGGTAGGAGATGAAAACACTCCATTCACATTTACTGCATTCTTTGATCTTTGTCTTCATGTTACATTTCTGTTAGTATTTAAGGCAAAACGATGACACATGCAAATTAGAGAATGTATCTGAAGACAGGTAAGACCAGCCCATCAtcttcagtaaaatattaacattgttttgcctttttttaacaggaaaatagTGAATCAGAATCTGGCATCTTCTGCATGTCATCACTTTCAGATGATGATGATTTAGGATGGTGCCATTCTTGGCCTTCAACTGTTTGGCATTGTTTTCTAAAAGGTAGAACAACACATGATTATCAAATAAGTAgttgttttgtcttgttcttttttggggggggcaaCACAGACTTTTTTAcataacagtaatttttttcttttttttttttccttgaaaaaatcTATTAGGCTCTCGTTTGTGCTTTCATAAAGGACGCAATAAAGAGTGGCAGGATGTTGAAGATTTCGCAAGATCTGAAAGTtgtggaaaagaggaaaatctcCCAGTGAGTCCTTACAAGGTAGCTGTtagttttaataaatttattttgatacCTGTAGCAAATACTTAGTGTTTTGTTATCCCTGTGCCTTTAATTGCTGTCTCAGGAAGACAGGTTTATACTAAACTTTACTAGAGCTGATGGCTGTGCTATTTGAGTATCTTGCTTTAAAGCGATGGGACTGAATTCATTTAGGTGTATTTTGACTGTTACATCATCTTTATTAATTTCTAGCAAGAGCTTTTAGGATGTTGgtgttttttaatgtaaggTGATGGTACACCTATGGTATACACAGGTACATGCTcttcttggggggaaaaatttTGAACTGTATGTACGTTTACAGGGCTATGGTTCAGATGGTTTGAAGTTGATTTCTCATGAAGAAAGCATTTCCTTTGGTGAGTCAGTGCTGAAGCTGACTTTTGATCCTGGCACAGTGGAAGATGGCTTGCTTACAGTAGAATGCAGACTTGATCATcctttttatgttaaaaataaaggtatgaAATGCTACAACTACACTTggttgtatattaaaatattcttagaaAGTGTTTGCGGATTTTATGGGCGTCCCATGTTGCTCAAGAAATTGGTAAAAGTGGTGTCGTAGAATCAATTTACTCTCTTAGTAAAGAAATCCAGAAtttgaacaaacaaaactgtaaagCTATAAATCTACAGAAATACTGCATTATCTCTTAAGGAAAGGTTTGATGAAATATATAAATGGAGCat from Falco rusticolus isolate bFalRus1 chromosome 5, bFalRus1.pri, whole genome shotgun sequence includes the following:
- the HBP1 gene encoding HMG box-containing protein 1 — translated: MATGLSDTLEHPNMVWEVKTNQMPNAVQKLLLVVDKRASGMNESLELLKCNENLPSSPGYASCDEHMELDDLPELQAVQTDSAPPALFQVGADVSHQECSRSSWNQHTSNSNSESGYCENGVNWLTELANIATSPQSPLMQCSFYNRSSPVHIIATSKSLHSYARPPPGSSKNDPNFKNDLDETPVRHERENSESESGIFCMSSLSDDDDLGWCHSWPSTVWHCFLKGSRLCFHKGRNKEWQDVEDFARSESCGKEENLPVSPYKGYGSDGLKLISHEESISFGESVLKLTFDPGTVEDGLLTVECRLDHPFYVKNKGWSSFYPSLTVVQHGIPCCEMHLGDLCLPPGHPDAINFDDSGVFDTFKSYDFTPMDSSAVYVLSSMARQRRASLSCGGSNNQDAERSECSSKNCAPTASSHLSSSSLYSKAGKSHSSGTASTVSATSPNKCKRPMNAFMLFAKKYRVEYTQMYPGKDNRAISVILGDRWKKMKNEERRMYTLEAKALAEEQKRLNPDCWKRKRTNSGSQQH